A genomic window from Gossypium hirsutum isolate 1008001.06 chromosome D12, Gossypium_hirsutum_v2.1, whole genome shotgun sequence includes:
- the LOC121224449 gene encoding mitogen-activated protein kinase kinase 9 — protein MAIVRHQRHNLRLALPYVTDRRPRFPLPLPPSESTTTAVAASTVNIPATELERLGVLGHGNSGTVYKVQDKRTSKIYALKVIHHGGDETTRWKVYKEIDILRKTDSPHVVRCYETYEKPWGDVAILMEYVDAGNLATLRRKKGTLSDPELADITRQILKGLSYLHGNKIIHLDIKPSNLLVNDKMQVKIADFGESMIMDRTSDSCNSYVGTCAYTSPERFDPNANGGNYNIFLADIWSLGVTLMELYVGHFPLLPAGKKPDWPSLMWTICFDDPPTLPPTASDELRNFLECCLQKDPSKRWTAFQLLEHPFLIKYTANDD, from the coding sequence ATGGCAATAGTTCGTCACCAACGACATAATCTCCGCCTTGCACTGCCCTACGTTACCGATCGCCGCCCTCGATTCCCCCTCCCACTCCCTCCCTCGGAGTCCACAACCACCGCCGTAGCAGCTTCTACAGTCAATATCCCCGCGACGGAGCTCGAGAGACTTGGAGTACTTGGCCATGGGAACAGCGGCACCGTATACAAAGTCCAGGACAAACGAACTTCAAAGATTTATGCACTGAAAGTCATTCACCACGGCGGAGACGAGACAACTCGCTGGAAAGTTTACAAGGAGATTGATATTCTACGTAAAACTGATTCCCCTCACGTCGTTCGATGCTACGAAACATACGAGAAGCCATGGGGGGACGTCGCGATTTTAATGGAGTACGTGGATGCCGGAAATTTAGCTACCCTTCGTCGTAAAAAGGGTACCTTATCGGATCCTGAACTTGCTGATATAACCAGAcagattttaaaaggattaagcTACTTGCATGGCAATAAAATAATCCACTTAGACATCAAGCCTTCGAATTTACTCGTTAACGACAAAATGCAAGTGAAAATCGCCGATTTCGGCGAAAGTATGATCATGGATCGGACGTCGGATTCATGCAATTCGTACGTTGGAACTTGTGCTTACACGAGTCCGGAGAGGTTCGACCCTAACGCTAATGGCGGTAACTACAATATTTTCCTTGCTGATATTTGGAGCTTGGGAGTCACTTTAATGGAACTTTACGTCGGCCATTTTCCACTTCTACCGGCGGGAAAAAAACCCGACTGGCCTTCGCTTATGTGGACCATTTGTTTCGACGATCCGCCTACCTTGCCACCGACTGCTTCCGATGAGTTACGTAACTTTTTGGAGTGTTGCTTACAAAAGGATCCTAGTAAGAGGTGGACTGCATTTCAGCTTTTGGAACATCCGTTTTTGATCAAATATACGGCGAACGACGATTAA
- the LOC107931067 gene encoding mitogen-activated protein kinase kinase 9-like, with product MAVVRERRQLNLRLPLPDVSDRRPRFPLPLPLSSTATAVAASSVTIPATELERLEVLGHGNGGTVYKVQHKRTFKIYALKVVYGDGDQTVRRQVFREMDILRKTDSPYIVRCYETYEKPSGDVAILMEYMDAGTLDTLLRNKGTFTELQLAHITRQILKGLSYLHAHKIIHRDLKPSNLLVNKKMEVKIADFGVSKMMTRTLEACNSYVGTCAYMSPERFDPDANGGNYDGFLGDIWSLGLTLMELYVGHFPFLQAGQRPDWATLMCAICFGDPPSLPPGASDEFRNFMECCLQKESSKRWTASQLLNHPFLIKHPSPASADN from the coding sequence ATGGCCGTAGTTCGTGAACGACGCCAGCTTAATCTCCGTCTTCCGTTACCGGACGTTTCCGATCGCCGCCCTCGTTTCCCTCTCCCACTCCCTCTTTCCTCCACAGCCACCGCCGTCGCTGCTTCTTCGGTCACCATTCCCGCCACTGAGCTCGAAAGACTCGAAGTTCTCGGTCACGGAAACGGCGGAACAGTGTACAAAGTCCAACATAAACGTACTTTCAAGATTTACGCTTTGAAAGTCGTGTACGGTGACGGTGACCAGACTGTTCGCCGTCAAGTTTTCAGGGAAATGGATATTTTACGAAAGACTGATTCACCTTACATAGTTCGTTGTTACGAAACGTACGAGAAACCTTCCGGCGACGTGGCGATTTTAATGGAATACATGGACGCCGGCACTTTAGATACCCTTCTTCGTAATAAAGGCACTTTCACGGAGCTTCAACTTGCTCATATAACAAGACAGATTCTAAAAGGATTAAGCTATTTGCATGCACATAAAATCATTCACCGTGATCTTAAGCCGTCGAATTTATTGGTCAACAAGAAGATGGAAGTCAAAATCGCCGATTTCGGAGTTAGCAAGATGATGACTCGGACGTTGGAAGCGTGTAATTCGTACGTCGGAACTTGTGCTTATATGAGTCCGGAGCGGTTCGATCCCGACGCTAACGGTGGTAACTACGACGGCTTCCTTGGTGATATATGGAGTTTGGGATTAACTTTAATGGAACTTTACGTGGGTCACTTCCCGTTTCTACAGGCCGGTCAAAGACCCGATTGGGCTACACTTATGTGCGCCATATGTTTCGGCGATCCACCGTCTTTGCCGCCGGGTGCTTCCGATGAGTTCAGAAATTTCATGGAGTGTTGTTTGCAAAAGGAATCTAGTAAAAGATGGACAGCTTCTCAGCTTTTGAATCATCCATTTCTGATTAAACATCCATCGCCGGCGTCAGCCGACAACTGA